A DNA window from Natronolimnobius baerhuensis contains the following coding sequences:
- a CDS encoding IS630 family transposase (programmed frameshift) produces MDHLDEISVEELHDALNNVEGRKPTQRLLAAIAYKNGVTQTELAEWHNTGRRTIYSWLKRLDTDESLEQAVTDAHQSGRKRKISGKEQQEFEETVHRSPEEVGFDAPAWTPALVQQHLAETYDVEYSIPSCRRLLKEAGLSFQKPRRTAAESDAEDQETFREELKKKRREMDATVVCIDQTKKSVQVEPRAAWFPRGTRPSVELSGQRDWTCHLGEITEDGDRFFSRFEEYVTADHAKHFILALCQEFEDDLIIVLDGAPYFRASAVTDLAARDDLAFVTLPAYSPELNPVEECWRQLQAALSNRFFDSLNELTAAIDTAIDQLSLPEVSNYF; encoded by the exons ATGGATCATCTCGACGAGATCTCCGTCGAAGAACTTCACGACGCACTCAACAACGTCGAGGGAAGGAAGCCGACACAACGGCTGTTAGCGGCAATTGCGTACAAAAACGGCGTTACGCAGACCGAACTAGCCGAGTGGCATAACACCGGCCGGCGAACAATCTATAGTTGGCTCAAACGACTCGACACTGACGAGTCGCTTGAGCAGGCCGTTACTGATGCTCACCAGTCTGGAAGAAAACGAAAAATCTCAGGAAAAGAGCAACAAGAGTTCGAAGAAACAGTCCACAGGTCTCCTGAAGAAGTTGGCTTTGACGCGCCGGCGTGGACGCCGGCGCTCGTCCAGCAGCATCTCGCCGAGACATACGATGTCGAATACTCAATCCCGAGTTGCCGGCGGTTGCTCAAAGAAGCGGGATTGAGCTTCCAAAAACCACGCCGTACTGCCGCCGAATCAGATGCTGAGGATCAAGAAACGTTCCGCGAGGAACTCA AAAAAAAGCGGCGGGAAATGGACGCCACAGTAGTCTGTATCGATCAAACCAAGAAATCCGTCCAAGTTGAGCCGCGTGCCGCGTGGTTTCCTCGCGGCACGCGACCGTCTGTTGAATTGTCCGGACAACGCGACTGGACGTGTCACTTAGGCGAGATCACCGAGGACGGTGATCGCTTTTTCTCTCGATTTGAAGAGTACGTTACCGCCGATCACGCAAAACATTTCATTCTCGCGTTATGCCAAGAGTTCGAAGATGACTTGATTATTGTGTTGGATGGAGCGCCGTATTTTCGGGCGTCGGCCGTCACGGACCTGGCGGCCCGTGACGACCTCGCCTTCGTAACATTGCCAGCGTATTCACCTGAGCTAAATCCGGTCGAAGAGTGCTGGAGACAACTCCAAGCGGCACTCAGCAATCGCTTCTTTGACTCACTCAACGAGCTCACAGCAGCGATTGATACAGCTATTGATCAACTCTCGCTTCCAGAAGTGAGCAATTATTTCTAA
- a CDS encoding VirB4 family type IV secretion system protein, protein MSSTIFAVSALEQYLAGLETPHIVAGVVVFAVLLGVGVKIYQARTHEETEVDLSEFLDEDTLEEGAVEETILEEIPERHKSAVAPSAITWETRAAQVGEQWTSTLYIADYPDYPKDGYLNELFELTDIEFDLTVHITPKNQQKARDELQRVADDLQVDADLEQSVRGAYLQERANEAVSTYKAVENGSRVFDQGMFITVRAERKDELREAVRTIRSRLREQPAGLSPKTAICTQDLALQAAAPIGSNPFGREAISLGGAVGALLASPHNATILEDDGVEFGTHWKNESPVVIDPFARENGYAMFTIGDPGSGKSFGAKQNFIRSIEQSEDRIGIILEPLNNWAGVAEALGGTRITVGGDMGLNPLEIKPTPERIQRAMGEDASPYREKLDSVMSFLSNYFALRGIQLGDKRTTLETAIEEAYATKGITDDIATHENESPTMQDVLDILEDMVDKPDGFVVRTDEETQKIESDATWLIDQLRSFAADGRYENLGRPTEFDLRDEKVFYLDLAQQEGSLGGSTSLIMQLLITLVYERAKETDKEVVFVIDEARYLMQDAASLEYLEIVFRHHRHHDLSIRMITQTVDEFFQHAESEAILDQCAIKQFHHLDGMDQHWANEFGLNSAQMRFVQDAVPGSEDIGYSEALVGVDGDWRGIEVHALEKEKAVIDFDAKEQSRGDLPGVPDRSDTRSVDDSRDEETDSKEAQVEDHEVLTWIDGGDHTDE, encoded by the coding sequence ATGAGTAGCACTATCTTTGCTGTCTCCGCTCTCGAGCAGTATCTGGCTGGACTCGAGACGCCGCACATCGTTGCCGGCGTTGTCGTATTTGCTGTCCTTCTCGGTGTTGGCGTGAAGATCTACCAGGCTCGGACACACGAGGAAACGGAAGTGGACCTTTCGGAGTTCCTCGACGAAGACACGCTCGAGGAGGGCGCTGTCGAAGAGACGATCCTCGAGGAGATTCCGGAACGTCACAAAAGCGCCGTTGCACCGTCGGCAATCACGTGGGAAACACGCGCTGCACAGGTCGGCGAGCAGTGGACGTCGACGCTCTACATTGCGGATTATCCGGACTACCCGAAGGACGGCTATCTGAACGAACTGTTCGAACTGACCGATATCGAGTTCGATCTAACCGTCCACATTACGCCGAAGAATCAGCAGAAAGCTCGAGACGAACTCCAGCGAGTCGCTGACGACCTGCAGGTCGACGCTGATCTCGAGCAAAGCGTTCGTGGGGCCTACCTCCAGGAGCGAGCGAACGAGGCAGTGTCGACGTACAAGGCGGTCGAGAACGGCAGCCGTGTGTTCGATCAGGGAATGTTCATCACTGTCCGTGCAGAGCGAAAAGACGAACTTCGGGAGGCAGTCCGGACGATTCGGAGTCGGCTTCGCGAACAGCCTGCTGGCCTCTCACCGAAAACAGCGATCTGTACACAGGATCTTGCCCTTCAGGCTGCTGCACCAATCGGTTCGAACCCGTTCGGTCGCGAAGCAATCTCGCTCGGAGGGGCTGTCGGTGCACTCCTTGCTTCGCCACACAACGCGACGATTCTCGAGGATGACGGCGTCGAGTTTGGGACTCACTGGAAAAACGAGAGCCCCGTCGTGATCGATCCATTTGCTCGAGAAAATGGCTATGCGATGTTCACGATTGGGGATCCTGGATCCGGAAAATCGTTCGGTGCAAAACAGAATTTCATCCGGTCGATTGAGCAAAGTGAGGACCGAATCGGGATCATCCTCGAGCCGTTGAATAACTGGGCCGGCGTCGCCGAAGCACTCGGTGGCACACGAATTACGGTCGGCGGTGATATGGGATTGAACCCGCTCGAGATCAAGCCAACGCCCGAACGTATCCAGCGAGCAATGGGCGAAGACGCGAGTCCGTATCGCGAAAAGCTCGACAGCGTGATGAGCTTCCTCTCGAACTACTTTGCCCTTCGTGGCATCCAACTCGGCGACAAACGCACAACGCTCGAGACGGCCATCGAAGAGGCATATGCTACGAAGGGTATTACGGACGATATTGCGACCCACGAAAACGAGAGTCCGACAATGCAGGATGTCCTCGATATCCTCGAGGACATGGTCGACAAGCCGGACGGTTTCGTCGTCCGAACTGACGAGGAGACACAGAAGATCGAGTCGGATGCGACGTGGCTGATTGACCAGTTGCGATCCTTTGCAGCGGATGGTCGCTACGAAAACCTCGGGCGACCGACCGAGTTCGATCTTCGCGACGAGAAGGTCTTTTACCTGGATTTGGCTCAGCAGGAAGGCAGCCTCGGTGGAAGCACGAGTCTCATCATGCAGTTGTTGATCACGTTAGTCTACGAGCGAGCAAAGGAGACGGACAAAGAGGTCGTGTTCGTCATTGACGAGGCTCGCTATCTGATGCAGGATGCAGCCAGTCTCGAGTATCTCGAGATCGTGTTCCGTCACCACCGCCACCATGATCTTTCGATCCGGATGATCACTCAGACTGTCGACGAGTTCTTCCAGCATGCCGAGTCGGAGGCCATCTTAGATCAATGTGCGATCAAGCAGTTCCACCACCTCGATGGGATGGACCAGCACTGGGCGAACGAATTCGGCTTGAACTCGGCGCAAATGCGGTTTGTCCAAGACGCCGTTCCAGGGAGTGAGGACATCGGATACTCGGAAGCCCTTGTCGGCGTTGACGGCGACTGGCGCGGGATCGAGGTTCATGCACTCGAGAAAGAGAAGGCTGTGATCGATTTCGACGCCAAAGAACAGTCTCGAGGCGATCTTCCCGGCGTTCCTGATCGAAGTGATACACGCTCTGTAGACGACTCTCGAGACGAGGAAACCGATTCTAAAGAAGCACAAGTGGAGGATCATGAGGTGCTAACGTGGATTGACGGAGGTGACCACACGGATGAGTGA
- a CDS encoding primase-like DNA-binding domain-containing protein, producing the protein MSEYIRVTPTSEELRTAEVPAALESLHKLTNPAARNVSDRLNPFTDTAPPTFEFLAISEGEDDPVEFYYGIDHSAHLETLEKQLRTIYPKTFDITRSELRLEQKLVQPVDYTQDEYHERLEDGRLLDPPLADERDEYRENEQTDGGRSILEDVVDDSAVTTDSSLEVEASSSDSATVSARPPLEDVEPIGVQWHGRAQRKRDWMTTIKSFAGRDPDPTEYDTDQPPLATLIDHLTELEYPVAFQVVWQRKDEWTADAELRVEDLRDGRDTFGQRYIGPLFETGDLDADEREPTLGTEAQNRINRIEAKHPKRTFSVNARAVAIPPTADGDLDKQIETQLDQLAQSLNALDGPFYELEGQRIRSKGMLTRTKRKRARAVLNKVLHSELSTGRGKHRPDLVLNADELANLTVVPSSQDLTVEGSRGTRSEQRSRNPLPRPHPDLMDEFREGMAIGYAIDENGEPERQPVRIPPSLLPTHYVRAATTGGGKSKSLTNDKLSLYDQADGPIILIDAKGDGLCEDYMRAHAHRFGVDDLDENVLHFPIPEVLPGFAFFNIGRQLENGVRRVDAVQNKADHYEEILKMVMGEERYERAVVAPTLIKYLIKTLYDDEYGRENGRYRESVDYFAHDQLEYVVDQLWHAGPPNPVDDAAPRSSNAQVQRRLDRQLQLDPNTFATVMGGVSNRLDYISQDEHLRRVFNNTESQFDFRDVLDDRNVILFDLGGLRDESAKAMTGVILTELYNALRERSDDIQQKPDDYVVNLIIDEASSLAVSDVMNTLLEKGRSFRLSVGLSLQFPEQLDVKGGREVYLNVLNDVGSPIIGKIAVDNEIAKVMAHEDMDPVEFANRIRSLPRGEWIVRLPSPTFGETGPEPFSLAPLPIPFGHPESDTPLTAAEEQAFQNALERIHERADSEYGVVTDSPPTSQTPSTVRETFELGSDDLDVALANAVRTIQHQQGVREANGWVPVQSVDQTLRTRYEAADASPPSIEELGAIRDRSRLLEVTLDQDDGEIVVRLTDDGEAVTEPDTGDVRSSGSDLHDELLFATKRELSQVDFDVTIFTQDGSEKPDGRAVHPDCEQIFDIEVESTTVDKPVKVLRNFQRAREADHVPLFVVTTTEGGDDELQTAARLEDILTSPVNELESGEVRLYTTDSHITFDGGANVRDGVTAVRPATGDSRRSVWTQDRGEYRLSDGLGTEFVTVSSLESLSRSDVPAVYSYDRATDEYVVYEPSKRHRYDSKSAFEQEWVSIREPFVPETVTSTTDAPLESSVIAVLERDSNSMQIYRDGQRRPLDSLVDVMNSQPAESCPGPAEVNQSETSVLPVLSESDREQSTAASSTEQPEQSPLDGSQDVDFGTFVEDCLLQQEGAEIAKDDLYTAYEAWAGTHDHETYAKSWFGRKLSEHVSYDEYRPTRDGERVRHYTGIMLSSYGRDFLD; encoded by the coding sequence ATGAGTGAGTACATCCGAGTGACGCCAACCTCCGAGGAACTGCGGACTGCTGAGGTTCCTGCCGCACTCGAGAGTTTGCATAAACTCACGAATCCTGCTGCTCGAAACGTGTCTGACCGTCTCAATCCATTTACTGATACAGCCCCGCCGACGTTCGAATTTCTTGCCATCAGCGAAGGCGAAGACGACCCAGTTGAGTTCTACTACGGCATTGATCACTCGGCACACCTCGAGACACTTGAGAAGCAACTCAGAACGATTTATCCGAAGACATTCGACATCACACGGAGTGAGTTACGTCTCGAGCAGAAGCTCGTCCAGCCAGTCGACTACACACAAGACGAGTATCACGAACGCCTCGAGGACGGGAGACTGCTGGATCCGCCACTGGCTGATGAACGAGATGAGTATAGAGAGAATGAGCAAACTGACGGTGGTCGTTCGATCCTCGAGGACGTAGTCGATGACTCCGCGGTCACCACCGATTCGTCTCTTGAGGTAGAAGCGTCGTCTTCAGACTCAGCGACGGTTTCCGCTCGGCCACCACTCGAGGACGTCGAGCCGATTGGCGTTCAGTGGCACGGACGGGCGCAGCGCAAGCGCGACTGGATGACGACGATCAAATCATTTGCTGGTCGAGATCCAGATCCAACCGAGTACGATACTGATCAACCGCCACTCGCGACGCTGATTGATCACCTCACCGAACTCGAGTACCCGGTTGCGTTCCAGGTGGTCTGGCAGCGCAAAGACGAGTGGACAGCTGATGCAGAGTTACGCGTTGAGGATCTTCGAGATGGACGAGATACGTTCGGCCAGCGCTATATCGGTCCCCTGTTCGAGACGGGTGATCTCGATGCAGACGAACGTGAGCCGACCCTTGGAACTGAAGCCCAAAATCGAATCAACCGAATCGAGGCCAAGCATCCAAAACGAACCTTTTCCGTGAACGCTCGAGCAGTTGCAATTCCGCCCACTGCTGATGGAGATTTAGATAAGCAGATCGAGACTCAACTCGACCAACTCGCACAATCACTGAACGCCTTAGATGGCCCGTTCTACGAACTCGAGGGACAGCGGATTCGCTCGAAGGGGATGCTGACCAGAACGAAACGAAAACGCGCTCGAGCAGTTCTCAACAAGGTACTTCATTCGGAACTCTCAACTGGACGGGGGAAACACCGTCCCGATCTCGTATTGAACGCCGATGAACTCGCGAATCTTACTGTCGTCCCCTCTTCACAGGACCTCACTGTCGAAGGGAGCCGTGGGACACGCTCCGAGCAACGCTCCCGGAATCCATTGCCACGGCCGCACCCGGACCTCATGGACGAGTTCCGGGAGGGTATGGCAATCGGCTATGCCATTGATGAGAATGGTGAACCGGAAAGACAGCCGGTTCGGATTCCCCCATCGTTGCTTCCAACGCACTACGTTCGAGCGGCTACGACAGGTGGTGGTAAATCGAAGTCACTGACCAACGACAAGCTCTCACTCTACGACCAGGCTGACGGCCCGATTATTCTGATTGATGCGAAAGGCGACGGACTCTGTGAGGACTACATGCGAGCCCACGCCCACCGATTCGGCGTTGACGATCTCGACGAAAACGTCCTACACTTTCCGATTCCGGAGGTCCTTCCCGGGTTTGCGTTCTTCAATATCGGGCGCCAACTCGAGAACGGGGTTCGGCGTGTCGATGCAGTCCAGAACAAGGCGGATCACTACGAGGAGATTCTGAAGATGGTGATGGGTGAAGAGCGCTACGAGCGAGCGGTTGTCGCGCCAACGCTCATCAAATACCTCATCAAGACACTCTACGACGACGAGTATGGCCGCGAGAACGGCCGCTATCGCGAGAGTGTCGATTACTTCGCTCACGATCAACTCGAGTACGTTGTCGACCAACTCTGGCATGCTGGCCCGCCGAACCCCGTGGATGATGCAGCACCACGCTCGAGCAATGCACAGGTCCAGCGACGGCTCGACCGCCAACTACAGCTCGACCCAAACACGTTCGCGACTGTAATGGGGGGTGTCAGTAATCGTCTCGACTATATCTCACAGGACGAGCATCTGAGACGAGTCTTCAACAACACCGAGTCGCAGTTCGACTTCCGCGATGTTCTCGATGATCGCAACGTGATCCTGTTCGACCTCGGCGGGCTTCGAGATGAATCTGCAAAGGCGATGACCGGCGTCATACTGACGGAGCTATACAACGCGCTGCGAGAGCGTAGTGACGATATCCAACAGAAGCCGGACGACTACGTGGTCAACCTGATCATCGACGAGGCCTCGAGTCTGGCTGTCTCTGACGTAATGAACACGCTGTTGGAGAAGGGACGAAGTTTCCGGCTCTCTGTTGGCCTCTCACTGCAGTTCCCTGAGCAACTCGACGTCAAGGGCGGTCGCGAAGTCTATCTAAATGTTCTCAACGACGTCGGCAGTCCGATCATCGGCAAGATCGCCGTCGACAACGAGATCGCGAAGGTGATGGCCCATGAGGATATGGATCCCGTCGAGTTCGCCAATCGAATTCGGTCACTGCCACGTGGCGAATGGATTGTTCGACTACCGAGTCCAACGTTCGGCGAGACTGGTCCAGAGCCGTTCAGTCTGGCACCACTCCCGATTCCGTTTGGCCACCCCGAGAGCGATACCCCGCTGACCGCTGCTGAAGAGCAGGCGTTTCAGAACGCACTCGAGCGAATTCACGAGCGAGCAGATTCAGAGTACGGTGTGGTGACGGATTCACCGCCAACCAGTCAAACACCGTCTACTGTTCGTGAAACGTTTGAGTTAGGATCCGACGATCTCGACGTTGCGCTCGCAAACGCTGTCCGAACGATTCAACACCAACAGGGCGTTCGCGAGGCGAACGGATGGGTTCCTGTGCAGTCGGTGGATCAGACGCTTCGAACACGATACGAGGCTGCCGATGCATCACCACCATCAATCGAAGAGCTTGGAGCAATCCGAGACCGATCCCGATTGCTCGAGGTCACGCTTGATCAGGATGATGGGGAGATCGTCGTCCGATTGACCGACGACGGTGAAGCGGTAACTGAGCCGGATACGGGTGATGTGCGGTCCTCGGGAAGCGATCTGCACGATGAGTTGTTGTTCGCTACCAAGCGAGAACTCTCACAGGTGGATTTCGATGTCACGATATTCACGCAGGATGGAAGCGAGAAACCCGATGGCCGGGCGGTTCATCCCGACTGTGAGCAGATCTTCGATATCGAGGTTGAGTCAACGACAGTCGATAAACCGGTGAAAGTCCTTCGAAACTTCCAACGGGCTCGAGAGGCTGATCACGTTCCATTGTTCGTCGTTACCACTACTGAGGGCGGTGACGATGAACTGCAAACTGCAGCCCGTCTCGAGGATATCCTCACATCGCCAGTCAACGAACTCGAATCCGGGGAAGTACGGTTATACACGACTGATTCGCACATCACGTTCGATGGTGGTGCAAACGTTCGAGATGGTGTGACCGCAGTTCGACCGGCGACTGGTGACTCGAGACGTTCTGTGTGGACTCAGGACAGGGGTGAGTATCGTTTGAGCGATGGACTAGGTACTGAATTTGTGACCGTCTCGTCACTCGAGTCGCTTTCACGAAGCGATGTGCCTGCCGTGTATAGCTATGATCGAGCCACCGATGAGTACGTTGTCTACGAACCGAGCAAACGCCACCGCTACGACAGCAAATCTGCGTTCGAACAAGAGTGGGTGTCGATCCGAGAGCCGTTCGTTCCTGAGACAGTCACATCGACAACGGATGCGCCTCTCGAATCGTCTGTAATTGCCGTCCTCGAGAGGGACAGTAACTCCATGCAGATCTACCGTGATGGGCAGCGACGTCCTCTCGATTCTCTCGTCGATGTGATGAACTCGCAACCCGCTGAGTCTTGTCCCGGCCCTGCTGAAGTAAACCAGTCTGAGACATCTGTCCTGCCTGTTCTTTCAGAAAGTGACCGGGAGCAATCCACTGCTGCTTCTTCGACGGAGCAACCCGAACAGAGTCCATTAGATGGCTCACAAGATGTCGATTTCGGGACCTTCGTCGAGGACTGCCTTCTTCAACAGGAAGGTGCCGAAATTGCAAAGGATGATCTCTACACCGCCTACGAAGCGTGGGCAGGCACGCACGACCATGAAACGTATGCGAAGTCCTGGTTTGGCCGGAAGCTGAGCGAGCATGTTTCGTATGACGAATATCGTCCGACACGGGACGGTGAGCGCGTACGTCACTATACTGGTATTATGCTCTCATCCTATGGGCGAGACTTCCTCGACTGA
- a CDS encoding sensor histidine kinase — protein MRHWNRLLTALGLFILTIGGVRTGNALLSEGIPLDDVLAGIVIEVILIGLPGLALMFVGLMLPKWSILPVFYSRIIMFAVGGVVVASVVTVLRQLHPAVEIVGITTSTQLILLSVGSVAGLLLGVENAHTLTKAKTLEKKNAELEQKYRLEKQNKELKQTERRLEEAVSELESSNERLEEFAYAVSHDLQEPLRMITSYLQLLEQRYEDDLDDEGEEFIEFAVDGAERMRSMIDGLLDYSRVQTQGDPFDTVDLDDVLDDVLTDLQFRVEESNAEIEREPLPTVEGDRSQLRQVFQNLLTNAIDYSGEDPPRIYISAERDGPAWTISVSDNGIGIDPSDAERIFGIFERLHSIDEHTGSGIGLAVCKRIIERHDGTIWVDSEPGSGSTFSFTLPDAEAVSNDLNHNNETKPTRHTYSNR, from the coding sequence ATGAGGCACTGGAATCGACTTCTTACAGCACTAGGTCTCTTTATCCTCACTATTGGCGGCGTGAGAACAGGTAATGCGTTGTTGAGCGAAGGAATACCACTGGATGACGTACTGGCAGGGATAGTGATTGAGGTAATTCTCATCGGCCTTCCCGGCCTTGCACTAATGTTCGTTGGATTAATGTTGCCCAAGTGGTCAATACTGCCTGTATTCTATTCACGAATTATCATGTTCGCCGTCGGCGGTGTCGTCGTCGCAAGTGTTGTTACCGTATTGAGACAATTGCATCCTGCCGTTGAGATAGTCGGTATAACCACCAGTACACAGCTCATCCTATTGTCGGTCGGTTCGGTTGCAGGACTCTTGTTGGGCGTTGAAAACGCGCACACCCTCACGAAAGCCAAAACCCTCGAAAAGAAAAACGCCGAACTTGAACAGAAGTATCGTCTAGAGAAACAGAACAAGGAACTGAAACAAACGGAGCGACGCCTCGAAGAAGCGGTATCGGAACTGGAATCATCAAACGAACGGTTAGAAGAGTTTGCATACGCCGTTTCCCACGATTTGCAGGAACCGCTCCGGATGATCACGAGCTACCTGCAACTGCTTGAGCAACGATACGAGGACGACCTTGACGACGAGGGCGAGGAGTTCATCGAGTTCGCAGTCGATGGGGCCGAACGAATGCGCTCGATGATCGACGGGTTGCTCGATTATTCGCGGGTACAGACGCAGGGGGATCCGTTCGATACCGTCGATCTTGATGATGTTCTTGACGATGTTCTCACCGATCTACAGTTCAGGGTCGAAGAAAGCAATGCCGAAATCGAACGTGAGCCATTACCGACGGTCGAAGGCGACAGAAGTCAATTACGGCAGGTATTCCAGAATCTGCTCACAAACGCGATCGATTATAGTGGCGAGGACCCTCCACGAATATACATCTCGGCGGAACGCGATGGACCGGCGTGGACAATATCCGTCAGTGACAACGGTATTGGGATCGATCCGTCCGATGCCGAGCGCATCTTCGGTATCTTCGAGCGCCTTCACTCGATCGATGAACACACTGGCTCAGGTATCGGGTTGGCAGTTTGTAAGCGGATCATCGAGCGTCACGATGGAACCATCTGGGTCGACTCTGAACCTGGTTCAGGATCGACGTTTTCCTTTACGCTCCCCGATGCCGAAGCTGTATCAAACGACCTCAATCATAACAACGAGACGAAGCCCACCCGCCACACCTATAGTAACCGTTAG
- a CDS encoding phage NrS-1 polymerase family protein: MNNQNEDKFDIEAIPDELAERPQWICWRAEDRDGKTTKVPVDPTTGSFASTTDDRTWTTLEQALEYVVTGADGIGFVFTATDPLVGVDLDDCRDPETGKPLEPAPSIIDQLDSFTEVSPSGTGYHVLLEGELPDGRNRHGTLEMYDHARFFTVTADHVRGTPMSINERQEALEAVHEEFIVSEVSDGADTVEANPPVTESRQQSLALEDEELLEKARYASNGEKFDRLWRGSTAGYDSQSEADMALCCLLAFWTGGDAARVDQLFRQSGLLRDKWDEVHYSDGSTYGEKTVERAIASTEDVYDPSSGNETSTGGGQTTAAQGNSQDGPTSTTERTVSGTDGARAAYLAEKNQLLSERVSALEATLEQKNARLEELEDENTALRESLENCAEQFEDCDQSSNFKEATDDRDTIWKRMKKTISR, encoded by the coding sequence ATGAATAATCAGAATGAAGATAAATTCGACATCGAAGCGATCCCAGACGAACTAGCCGAACGCCCACAGTGGATCTGTTGGCGGGCAGAAGACAGGGATGGAAAGACAACGAAGGTGCCAGTGGATCCAACAACTGGAAGCTTTGCGTCGACGACCGACGACCGAACGTGGACGACGCTGGAGCAGGCACTCGAGTACGTGGTGACTGGTGCTGATGGCATCGGCTTCGTCTTCACCGCGACGGATCCGTTGGTCGGTGTGGACCTAGACGACTGCCGCGATCCCGAGACAGGCAAGCCACTCGAGCCAGCGCCGTCGATCATCGACCAATTGGATTCGTTCACTGAGGTCTCGCCGTCGGGAACGGGGTATCACGTACTCCTCGAGGGTGAGCTTCCTGATGGGCGAAATCGACATGGGACGCTCGAGATGTATGATCACGCTCGCTTCTTTACCGTGACCGCAGACCACGTCAGAGGAACGCCGATGTCAATCAACGAGCGACAGGAGGCACTCGAGGCGGTTCACGAGGAGTTTATCGTGTCCGAGGTCAGTGATGGGGCTGACACTGTCGAGGCTAACCCACCGGTCACTGAGAGCCGTCAGCAATCACTGGCACTCGAGGACGAGGAACTCCTCGAGAAAGCGAGGTACGCATCGAACGGTGAGAAGTTTGATCGACTGTGGCGTGGTTCGACTGCTGGATACGACAGCCAGTCGGAAGCCGATATGGCGCTGTGTTGTTTGCTGGCGTTCTGGACGGGTGGTGACGCTGCTCGAGTCGATCAACTGTTCCGACAGTCGGGACTGCTTCGAGACAAGTGGGACGAGGTCCATTACAGCGACGGTTCAACGTACGGTGAGAAGACAGTCGAGCGAGCAATCGCGAGTACGGAGGACGTCTACGATCCCTCGAGTGGAAACGAGACAAGCACTGGAGGAGGGCAGACGACGGCTGCACAGGGCAACAGCCAGGATGGACCCACATCGACGACTGAGCGGACTGTGAGCGGCACTGACGGTGCGCGGGCAGCCTATCTCGCCGAGAAGAATCAACTCTTGAGCGAGCGTGTGTCTGCTCTCGAGGCGACGCTCGAGCAGAAAAACGCCCGTCTCGAGGAACTCGAAGACGAGAACACAGCACTTCGAGAGTCTCTTGAGAATTGTGCAGAACAATTCGAGGACTGTGATCAGTCTTCGAATTTCAAAGAAGCTACTGATGATAGAGACACAATTTGGAAGCGTATGAAGAAAACCATTTCTCGCTGA